The window CGGGTAGTCGACTGTACCGTCCAAGCGCGATTCCAGCCGAAGCAAGTTCATcgcgacttcatctttcatgggGAAGTTGATAGGGTCGACACCTGTCTCGACCCGTCCGGTTTCGGCCTCGAAGTCCCAACAGAGTTCTGTTCCACCACAACGAACAATGAATGAGTCGACGGTATTGAAAATCCCAGTCGACGTCTGTTATCTAACTGAGTAGACATACCTTCCagcttcaggacaagctttgccACGAGTTGTTCCAGATGAGACTCTAGCTTGCCGGCCTTGGTCTTGAGGCCCTCGACTTCAACGGCCAaactctccttgtccttcttcagctgctCGACTTCATGATTGGCGTCCGAGACAGCCGTCTTCAATGTTGCATTCTCATCCTCCAACTTGCTGACCAAAGCCAGCTTTTtgtccgcaagcttcgtcttctcgcgtGCTTCCTTTTGAGAAGCCGCCAggtccagatccttctgctccagagcttccttcatcctctctaaagaaacaacactcttcagacgagactgaagttggcgattttcactacgcacatctgctcgtgtgaattcactcggttcaaagagactgaaagaaaagccAACACCAAGCATAAAGCTACAAAGCAGacgaggtggtcgagtgattacctcccatgatggttgtttcttcttgagctttcttcaggttCTTCTTTGCAAGTTCGAGGTCAAGTTCaacactgatatgcttcttcttcaagtcagtgagccgagctccaagatcacaagacctctgcagccagAAAGACAAACATGTTAGTCGACGCATACAGTGAAAGAAAAggtttactctaagactactgccgaatcaaacattcaacagtagtctcggggactacacctagtgggtgcactaagcgtgcccccactggatcagatcagTACTCAGCAAGGAGTTCAAAAAAAAGGatcagacctcagtcgactgccagcagccgaccgtggtctcggggactacacccagtgggtgcactcgacatGCCCCCACTGATTCGGAAAATGCAAAATTGGAGTTTACTCGAGTTCCAAACAGgagaacacccagtgggtgactagatATAAAGCAACGTTCAAAAGCtcagtcggaagtttactgacctggacattggtctGAAGAGCAGTGCTGGCATTGTAGGCTATCTGGATAGCTTGATGCATCACTTTCACTTGCTCCATGACAAGATtcgcctggcgaagagcttccctagtgGCACTCGAAGAGTCATCGGAGTTTGATATGTAGCAAAGAGAGATGGCTCCGGAGGGACCAAAGTAGTGGCTGGGTCAGACGAGTGGAGTTGTGCCGGTGCAGCAGGCGTTTgtgcagtcgaccccgacggacgatcagtcgtcaacggGTCAGCAAACATGACTTTGCTCCGAGCCATCGTCTCAGGTGCCGGTGTCGACTGAGGAATTTGGACTTCGAGTCTCCTCCTGCTCGACCCtccactcctcttcttcctctcctgtagagtctcttcctcttcttcatcatcgggAAGCACAACGATATCTTGTAGAGCCACACAAGAAGAGAAGCACCAAATTTTCAGTCAGTCGACCACCCATTCAGTTAAACAGAACTGAGTTGAATGGACTTACCAGCTCATGAGGTGGCTTCTTCATCTTCTGGTGCCTTATCAAcatccatgtcagtggcagcagaggcgGGGCTGAAAGCACACAAGAATTAGTCAGTCGGATCGAGAAAACATTCAGTCGACTTACAGAAACGCAAACAAGATACCTACCCTGAGGCAATGGGGACATCCATCTTGATTCGCGGCAGCTCTTTCGAGTCTTGGAGGGAGCAACCTTTGGCTGCTtagccaccttctccgtcggctccggagtcgacgtccgagtgcgcttctgggtGGTGGCGCTTGGAGCCGCACTCTTCACACGACCTCCAGATGGATCGTGTTGCTGCTTGGATCGACGCTCAGAGCGCGGCGGCGAGTAAACCTCTTCCTCTTCGTCTGACTCCTtgctctcctcatcctcctctcCCGGAGACTCCCATTCGCCACTCTCCTCCATGCTGCcctccccctcctggtcctgcACCAAGGCCTGTtcgccgttgggcattgagtacatctcagtgaatacctgcaaaGCAAATCGGTCAAAACAAGAATTGGCCAACGCCGAGTACAGTCGGAACGCAAACGGAAATCAGTCGAAACGGAGAATataccttgtcgggtgggttgtCACTTCCGAAAGGGACAACCCGCCTGGATCCTCTGGGGTTATCTTAATTGCCCGTCATACCCTTCAACCACAAGGCCACGGTGTCGAGCGGCActtcctctggatggacccgagtggtgtcgcctggaccagaatacaaccacatcgggtggttgTGGGCCTGGAGAGGTTGGATCCGTCGAGAGAGgaacacctccagcaagtccaaGCCAGTGACTCCATCGTTGATGAGTTGGACCACTCGGTCCactaacatcctcgtctccacggtCTCGGCGGCGGTGACCTTCAATGGAGCAGGAGTCTGGACACGGTCGAATGAAAAAGGAGGAAcaccggtcgactgacctggagtcgcAATGTCCTGGCGGTAAAACCAGgacgactgccagcccctgacagATTCGGGAAGGGTCACAGCAGGGAAAGCACTCCTATTCCTCTTTAGGATACccaaacccccgcacatctggatcacatgggttttcgagtcactcgacttcgccttctTAACCGACTAGGAACGaatagtgaagatgtgtttgaagagaccccagtgcggtcggcatCCTAAAAAATTCTCGCACATCGACACGAATGTGGCTaggtacgtgatggtattgggggaaaagtggtggagctgtgccccgaaaaagttcaagaacccacggaagaaagggtgcggaggaagcgagaagccCCGGTCGACATGTGTGGCGAGCAAAACACACTCACCCGATCGAGGATGTGGCTCCGTCTCTCCCTTCGGCAGCCTAGCCTCCCCCACCGCGATCAGCCCGGACTCCTCCAGCTCGGTCAGATCCTCCTGCCGAATCGAAGACCagatccaatcgccttggatccagcccggcggcaaccCCGAGCGCGATGACGATCCACGGCTTggtttcttgcccttcgccgcccccgtcgccttcttggcGTGCTCTAGCGCCgcagtcttgtccttcaccatggtggggaAGTGGTGGCGTTGGAGGCGGAGGCACTGGGTACGACGGAGGAgcagaggaagaaaaagaagaggcaTGCGTGCACAGTGCAAACACCCCGgtcccgtcgccttataaaggctcacttccgagtgactgacgcgtggggccgggcaatcccgtcaaatcctgcTACAGTTGCGCGCAGCGAATGTGGCAAAAAAGGCGGCACAATAATCGAGGCGTCTCGGCTCGTCCGGGTCCCCCTTTTACGGTGCCCTCCTACCCGCGCGCGCCTCCGAAATTTTGTATCCCGCGGAATCCAGGATTCCCCGCAGGCAATCGCGCCCGAGATCTCACGCTCCCACACGACACTCGAGGCATGAGGCCACCAGTTCAGTCGACGActttctgaatggatcaaggcaaccgaGTTGACTCCGAAGTATCAATGCATGTGTTTAGTCCAACAAGAAACACTCGCGGAGACACGAAACACAGGACAGGTCCAACGTTGTCTTACTTTCTGctcacaccttaatccattcgggggctactgacgaggatacagacctggggtagggtcataggctcgacccatatgtcctacccaaggtccctaccctggaagatgaaaagaccaagagtcaacagaAGAGCACCAATCTcatacgtcgagtgcaatccactcgatggTCACATCACTCGATGGTCGTTACCTATCATCACTCGACCACAAGGAGGATCACTCGACCATATCGAAGACCAGTAGTCAGGAGAGCACACAACGGCCAGATATTTAccccttagtcttcatgagcattaagagtacttaatgctggcgttaccagtaacgcccctactttatgtacattagttcccttgtaatggaggtaggcaggggtcctagcgcactctatataagccacctccctcctctggcacaagggttcgcaccctctgtaatCCAACCCATACAATCCCatcgaccgcctccaggcaccgagacgtagggctattacttcctccgagaagggcctgaactcgtaaacatcgggtgtacaccttcaccatagctaggatcttgcctctccatacctacccccctttctactgtcagacttagaaccacgacaggcggcgcccccctttccttcttcctcaccctctccttccttccccctctctcccttttggtggaaacctactatgacttggagtcctagtaggattcccctcttgggggggcaccaaggagggccggccggcctcctcccttgctcctttatatacgggggcagggggcaccccaagacacacaagttgattgtttagccgtgtgcggtgccccctccaccatgttccacctcggtcatatcgtcgtagtgcttaggcgaagccctatgtcggtaacttcatcaacaccttcaccacgccgtcgtgctgacggaactctccctcgacctcagctggatctagagttcgtgggacgtcaccgagctgaacgtgtgcagattgtggaggtgccatacgttcggtgctaggatcggttggatcacgaagacgtatgactacatcaaccgcgttgtcataacgcttacgctttcggtctacgagggtacgtaaacaacactctcccctctcgttgctatgaatcacatagatagatcttgcatgttcgTAGAAAATttcttgaaattactgtgttccccaatattATGCACTTACGCTCATTCTAAATGACCCACGTCACCGGCATGGTAATCGATGCCTTCGCTTTTCAGTCGGCATCGCCCACGACGCTCGTGCTCGCCCACCACGCGTGAACAGAACAAGTGCCATGCAGAGGTGTCCATGTCGTGGATGCGGAATTTCTGAATAACCAGATTCCAAAGCCTGATAATGAAGTGGCATCTGAAGAAAAGATGGGGACCACATTCCTGCACCCCCCTGCACAAGGGGCAAGGGCCATAGTTTGGCCAACCTCGCTTATCTAATCTATCGGCAGTCCAGATCCTATCTTGAAGCGCGAGCCAAGCAAAGAACTTGACTTTAGGTGGGGCCCAAGCCTTCCACGCCAATAGGTCCATGGGGGAGAGGACCAAGCCCAAGAATTGCGCCCTGTAAGCAGAGGCTGCGGAGTAGTGCCCAGATTTTGTGTGCTTCCATAGAATGTCATCCTCAGCAAACTCATCAAGGTGCACCTCATGCAGTAGCATCCAAAGGTTGAAGAATTGTGTGACATGCTCGATGGAAACCGATGCGGACGGTCTGATTTTGAGTATCCATGTGTTTTCCTTGAGGGCCTCACGTACCTTCCAGTGCTTCCGGGAGGAAGCCTCGTAAATGAGCGGAGCAATGTCTTTGGGCTTGCGTCCAAGAAGCCAAGGGGAGTCCCAAAAAGGAGTCCTTGCACCATTCCCGACCGTGATGGTGGTAGAGGCATAGAAAAAGTTGAGGTCTTCCTCATCACACGGGTTCCCTCTCCTGACCCACAACTTTGTGGGCTCCTTCCACTCTTACCAAGGCCACCGCAAACGCACGGTCCGTGTGAACTTGTTGGTGTTGAGGACTCCAAGTCCACCATAGGCAAGCGGCCAACTGACAATGTCCCAATTGACCTTGCATTTGCTCCGGTTGTCTTATCCGGCCATGACCATAGGAAGGCCCGCTCAAGCTTGTCGGTGTTTCGCAGGATGATGGGTTGTATGACAAGCGGCGTGATGAAGTAGATCACTTGGGAAGCGAGAACCGACTTGACAAGTGCCGCACGCCCAATGGTGGTGATGTTTTGACCCTCATATGTTGTCAATCTGATTGCCACCTTATCCACAAGAAATTGCAGGTCAGCGAGCTTCAGCTTCCACACAGAGAGCGGGAGTCCCAAATAACGGAGCGGAAAGGAAGCCCTAATAGCTGGTAGCCCTTGAGTGATGCGGCCCAAGTCGAGGTTGCTGCACCGAATGGGAACCCGAGGTTGCTGCACCGAATGGGAACCATCGAGCTCTTATGAAAGTTAGTGCACAAGCCGGTGACTTCACCAAAACCTCTTAGAATGGCCTTCAGGGTGTCCACATCTCTTTTGATCGGCGCTACAAACACAGCCGCGTCATCCGCACAGAGAGAGGTTCGCACCATGACCCCTCTCCCTCGAATCTTGTGCGGTAGGCCCTTCCTTGTCACCACGTCGGAGATTTGCTAAAACGGGTCAATAGTTATGACAAAAAGGAGGGGAGGATGGGGCTGTGTTGTTATTGGTGTCGATGATCCGGTTGTGTTGTTATTTGTGCCGAGATCTTGTTAGCGGTCAGGTCACTCCGCTGTGCGCTAGCTTTGTAAATTCTAATCTACTACTCCCATTAATCAGACAAATCTTGCCTCATTGAAAAAAAGCTTTTATGAACTTTTCACACTGGCGTTAACCAAGGATCCAGGAATTCAGAGCAGTTGTCCGACACTCTGGTTCATGTTCTAGGCATATTTGGGTTGAGGTTTTTGGCTCAGATGATCGTAGTCATAGCGCAAACACGTTTCAGCTGCTATAGAGTAATCTTctgtgtaaaaaacgctcttatattacagGACAGAGGAAGTAGCAAACCTGCCACTTCATGACAAGAAGTATGCGTAGTAATTAGATTGTGAAACTGTGATGTCCTGAAAGCAGCTATTTACAGATAAGCTTCTGTTGCAACGAACAAACAAAATTCAGTTTAGTCCTGGACTGGCGGCGCCACAACATAGCCCGAGTGCCTGACAGCAGAACTACAGAACTAAAACACAGAGCTGCAAGGGCACCTCCGCAAGCTTTACAGATGTTTCTGTGGTCAAATAGTGATTATGATCAGCAGAAACAAAACTATATTTCAGCACAGCTCACCGGTGGatcatctccagaaacaactatatTTCAGCACAGCTCACCGGTGGATCATCTCCAGAAACAAAACTATACTTCAATAAAGCTCACTGGTGGATCATCTCCGCAGGTTATTATACACAGCAGAAAGAAGGCTTATATGTCCAACATTCATCCAACACAACACATAAATGAAAAAGAAGACAACCAAATGGGCAGGACAACACGATGCTGCATACTGCGTGTAGTGTTAATATCATCCTTCTTTGTTAACATCACCATGTGGATTGAAGTACATACCGATCCAGAGGAGACAAATCCAAGTGGATGCTGAGTATTCTTTCGTACAATACAATATTTTACCCGCTATACCTTGATACAAGATGGGACTCCCAAACCAAATCAAAAGAAAGAAAGTGTTAGAAAACACGAAAAACCCTCACTGTATGAACCAGGATATAAGACTTCTACAGCATTTTCATAGTTAGAGAATCAGGTGGCGTGATAGGACAGCGTGTATCGGATCTAAGCAGAACGAGAATCAGAGAATATGCACGTATTAATCAGCCTTGGTCTGCTCTACTGGTTTGACTGGCCGGGACTCAAACCCTCCTCCTTTCCGGTGCTCGAGAGAGTATGGCATGTATGTCCCGAGTATCTTGTCCCAGAGGACAAAGAAAGGTTGCGAAAAGTTGTATTTGTTGCCATAGAGCTGGTGGTGGATGTCATGGTAAGCAGTGTTGTTGTTGAACAACGCATGGAGGATGTTACCGGGAAGCCACAGCCCGCAGTGGTCATCCACTGTCTTGATGGTCGCAAACGAGAAAAAGAATATGGATGTTCGTGGAGTCATACCAGAGAGGAGAAATGAGAGAGCACCGCCGATGGTGTCCAGAATAAGGCCCTCGAGAGGATGATTGTAAAGAGCCCCGAAGGAATAAGGGACTACAAGAGTGTGGTGCTTGGAATGGATGTGCTTATACAGAAACTTGTTGATGTGCATGTATCTGTGCATGAAGTACTGCCATGTGTCCATGACAAACATCGCGATGATAAATTGCAGCACTATCACCACAGCAGAAGGCTGCTTCGGTGCAATACCACTCTCATCGCCAATAACCTGCAGTTCATGAAAATTTAACCATTTTAGTAACTTGTGTATAATGAAGCTATCAGGTAAACTACACAAGAATTTTAAAGGCCTGGTATTACTTCAAAAAACTGCTCGTTAAATTGGGCATTCCTGCAAATCAAATTTTCCCCATGAGAAGCTATGTTGTTATACTTTCAGTCAACATAAAGTGTAGCTTGTGGTACATCAATTTTGGGGTTTGTAACATGTTGTATGCTATTGTACAAATATACAACTGCTTCTCAGCAGCAATACTAGAATCAGCTCCTCGCTACTATTTCAGAGGGTCAGGTTTCTTTGTTAGCAACGGTCAGTTTCTTATCTTCCATGGCAAGTATAAACGCAAAATCGTAAGGCTGAGCAACTCTCCAGAAACCAAACTGCAGTTATAAGCATGGAATGCTGATTTCCTTTCCTTAATATTTCATTTCATCACAGATAGCCAGGTCCCAAAATTTGCTCTATGTGGAATGCGGTAGTTACATGCCAAAACAATCCAAGACAACGACGTCGTAAGCCACTCACTTTAGCTCCGAATCAGGATAGCTTATCAAGCGTCTCTCTATCTACTAGTGCCATTTATGGAAGAGGCAAAGAGAAAAGGCACTTTGCAGCTCAAAATCATGGTTACCAATACAGCAAAGGCCTTAAAAATCATTGTTGCCACTACAGCAAAGGCCAAAGCTACGTATTCAGGTGGTCTATCTGCAAACCAGAAGGAATATAGACAGGAAAGGGCGAGGAGGATTACCGCGAAGAGCGTGAGCGCGACGACGACCTGGAAGGCCTGCTGGACGAGGACGCCCCTGACGACGGCGCCCCTGGAGACGACGttcctggcggcctcctcgccccTGGGGTGCAGGCGGTACGAGTCGAGGCGCTCCACGCCGTCCAGCGCGACGTAGAGCCCCGAGTAGAGCCAGTAGACGGCGATCGGCACGAACGTGCCGAGCAGCTCGTCCGACACCCCAATCGGCATCCCGCCTCCCTCCCTCGCGGGCCCCAGCCCCTCCCGAATCCCCGGCGAGACGAGGCGACGGAGGaaatgcgcgcgcgcgcgcgcgaggCTTCTTCCGCCCGACGCCCGTGGACGCCGCGCGGATTCGGAGGCGGGGGGCGGCGGGATTGGGGGCAGGCGGCCCGGATCTCTCCGACGGAGAGGGGGGAGCTTTGGGGTTGGAGGACTTTTCNNNNNNNNNNNNNNNNNNNNNNNNNNNNNNNNNNNNNNNNNNNNNNNNNNNNNNNNNNNNNNNNNNNNNNNNNNNNNNNNNNNNNNNNNNNNNNNNNNNNNNNNNNNNNNNNNNNNNNNNNNNNNNNNNNNNNNNNNNNNNNNNNNNNNNNNNNNNNNNNNNNNNNNNNNNNNNNNNNNNNNNNNNNNNNNNNNNNNNNNNNNNNNNNNNNNNNNNNNNNNNNNNNNNNNNNNNNNNNNNNNNNNNNNNNNNNNNNNNNNNNNNNNNNNNNNNNNNNNNNNNNNNNNNNNNNNNNNNNNNNNNNNNNNNNNNNNNNNNNNNNNNNNNNNNNNNNNNNNNNNNNNNNNNNNNNNNNNNNNNNNNNNNNNNNNNNNNNNNNNNNNNNNNNNNNNNNNNNNNNNNNNNNNNNNNNNNNNNNNNNNNNNNNNNNNNNNNNNNNNNNNNNNNNNNNNNNNNNNNNNNNNNNNNNNNNNNNNNNNNNNGCTGCGCTGGAGGGAGgcgggtgggagggagaggggaggctggAATATAGGCGCGGTGGCCCGGCGGGCGGGCGGGGCCCGGCCGTCGCCGTCGGTCCGTGCGACGACagggagggaggggggaggagaCGAGGGGACGGGCGCTGGCCGCATCCCGCAGCGGGGCCGGAGGTTATCAAACGGcccgcgcgagcgagcgagcgcgtACGTGTACGCCACCGTGTGGATCCACGGCCCCAACGGTGATGGTGTGGCGTACGGGTGTACCCCTCAGCCCTCACGGGAAGTTTCTCTGGATTTTCGCGTCAAAAATCGTGTACAGGTAGATTTTTCTTCCTCCCAGCGTGGAGCGGTAGCCCGAGCTAGTCCCTTCCTTTTCGCCGGCGTTGATCTTTTGACTCCTCCGCTGGCTTTACCCGGCCGGCCAGGCTATGTGCTCGAGACCCTGATGAGCTATAGAAGATTCCCTCCCTCCTGCCTGGAGGACTTGACCAGGAATTacgccctccgtttctaaatataattttttttagatatttcaatatagaCCACAtaagaagcaaaatgagtgaatctacactctaaaatacatccaTATATATGTAGCGTATATTAGAATATCTAGAAAGACAtgctatatttaggaacgaagggagtattaaaCTTCGAAGAAGATGAAATCTACCGAGTTTCTACGCACTACCAACTACCGAGATTCATCACATCACAAAGTAGACCATACCGATTTGCTACGCACTACCAACTACCGAGATTCATCACAAAACAGACCACACTTGCAAGACCACGGCAGCACTTGTCAGGAAAGTCACTTGTTTAACAGCGAACGACACGTTCCAGCACCACACTTGTGGCAAACGACACGTTCCAGTACCACACTTGTGGCAAACGACATCCAAGTCAGGTATCCAACAAACGACTACAGTATGTATCAGAAGACGACGCTAGCTACACCACCAACCAGCGAATCATGCTGGTCAGGACCGATTTCAGAGCAGCCGCTGTAGCGATCATCTGTACGCCGGTGCTCCGGCGAACGAGTAGAGGGAGGACACCGGCACCCTTGAAGCAGCAGGCCCCTGGAGGTTTGCCGGGTAAGCAGCGGGCCTGGCCGCGTAGGACGGGTCCTGAGCGGCTGGGTAAGCAGCACCACGGTAGATCTCGTCAGCGTAGCTGGGGTGCGCGGCTACCTCCTGTGGCGGCAGCCTGTAGTCTCTTGGAAGGAATGGATCCACCCTGCTAGCGGGATCACCTGGAGCCCTGGGAGCAGAATTGTAGTTCAACAAGGTCAGAATTCATCAAGCATCCGAGCATATCTACtcccttcgtaaagaaatataagagcgtttcttatatttctttacggagggagtacatgattagCTAACAATTAAATCAAAACATTTTTTGTTGTAATGCACGGTTTACACTTGTACAAGACCGCAATCATCAAGACAACATGATATAAACCTTAAAGCAGGCTCGGTGTTATTTCCACAGATGTCAAAAACACATTCAACTACATCTTGAAatattaatactccctctgttcctaaatataatttGTTGGGGGAGTGTAAACTGAACTCCCCCAGTGACTTATATTTCGGAACAGATGTAATACATGTCaattttgctttttgttcctaaaTGTTTTAGTCTGTTCATAATTAATTGCCTAACAAATACTGTACGCAAATTCTAGAATCATGATGGAAAGGTTCTGACATGAGGCTAAACTTCTTTCTAAAAAGAGAAAATTGAGGACCATGAGCATGTAAAATGAAGTGCCAGTAAGGTCCCTAAATTGTAGGGGCCTCCAGTGCAGTAACCCTTTCCTTGATGGGTCAGACAAACTTTTGGAAAGAATGAACAAGTCTCCTAGATTCAATAGTTCTTTTCTTCTGAAATGAAATCCCAGATTCTCATAAAACAGCCTTTACTAGGGTAATTATCACTCTTATATGAATCAAAATAGTCTACAGTTATCAATCATATATCTTTTAGAAAGAGGTGAATTGGTTAGCTATCTTACACTCAGCGCCAAACTAAAGAATCCACAGAAACAACCCATTGAACGAATAGTTGGTGGGAGAAATTCTGCATTCAGAGAGTAACAAAGTGCCCCGCTAAAGGATTACAAAAGAATTACGACCTTCTAATAATTTCATAATTAAACATCAATTTCAAACATACTTTCATAAAATGGACGAAAATATGGTGAAAAGCTATGTTCCCTGCTCATAATTCAATTAGGAAGCAACCAAAAAATTGTACTATTAAATTGACTGCCATGCTTGAAAATATATTAATTAAAAATATTTTCTGTTATAATAAATGAAATTAGCACACAATTACAATATACGAACATAAGATAATGACCACTCACCTTTCATAAATGACATTAGCTTGATGTGGATGGTAAGAACCATGAGGAGCAGGAGCAACATGATAGTATGTAGGTGGCTGAACTTCTTCAACAAACTGTGGGCGTCGAATTTCCTCAACATGGAGTGATGGCCTTCTTTCTTCATAATCATAGGCTAATCtccttccttcaacaaattgtgggTGTTGCATTTCTTCATGATGTCGTGGCAGCCGCCTTTCTTCATAATCATATGGCTGTCGCCTTTCTTCAACATAGTGAGGCATGCGCCCCTCAACACGGTTTGTCCGACGAACTTCTTGAACATGTTGGGAAGATGGCCGATGTATGTTAACTGGCTTGTATAGTGCTAGTAGCTTACGGACCTACAAAATAGAACCATAAATTACATCATGAACATGCAAAATGTTATTTTAGTTTTATTTCAGTTTTGGATACATTTCAAATTACACAATTTAGAATAATTGTCATGGCTTACTTGTCTAGAATTGAGCTCTTGGGTGAATTTTCCCTTTGAATTGTAGTTCTCCTTAATGGCATGCTTGAAACTACTCTCAGTAAGCGGAAGACAATCTTTATCAATCCTGAATTTGACCTGCATCAAGCGCACAAATTAGTTAAAACAATAAACTGTCCTTAGTATCATCTCCATTGACCTATCATTCATCTTCATGAAAGATGAAAACAATGCTAAAAGAAGCTCCATGTTAGCTTTCCAAGTCTAAAACATCCCACACTA is drawn from Triticum dicoccoides isolate Atlit2015 ecotype Zavitan chromosome 6B, WEW_v2.0, whole genome shotgun sequence and contains these coding sequences:
- the LOC119323465 gene encoding sphinganine C4-monooxygenase 1-like: MPIGVSDELLGTFVPIAVYWLYSGLYVALDGVERLDSYRLHPRGEEAARNVVSRGAVVRGVLVQQAFQVVVALTLFAVIGDESGIAPKQPSAVVIVLQFIIAMFVMDTWQYFMHRYMHINKFLYKHIHSKHHTLVVPYSFGALYNHPLEGLILDTIGGALSFLLSGMTPRTSIFFFSFATIKTVDDHCGLWLPGNILHALFNNNTAYHDIHHQLYGNKYNFSQPFFVLWDKILGTYMPYSLEHRKGGGFESRPVKPVEQTKAD